In one window of Miscanthus floridulus cultivar M001 chromosome 12, ASM1932011v1, whole genome shotgun sequence DNA:
- the LOC136495369 gene encoding uncharacterized protein isoform X2 produces MQRTRLFLDDHGRGASSRNRLSGRDRDRSSQQSSSRRGSSSSGSRRNDRDGSGKSRGYGNFGKHNKERIQEKDLDFRDRESRLVQPDDPLRDGFESFSSCRSEKDRLNRTHSKVAISNRAVGVSLDNGNVSKKDNGVISFEQEFPHLGSEDKNGKQDICRVPSPGISIPIQNIPLVVSDGWNSVLAEVPMLGDPNINSVSSSSSPAGSSKQIEVSNSGSALSMAETVMQSPLKISTTPQLSIDAQKIEERTMRQCILRPLTPSSNKISASNSLDKLLKSKGARAGESNGPIKVAPQLSMQPSSSSVRTPAKTELVKQSQSGSLQVLSREQNGTVNAAAKDSTSNPVSPVLGRSSSMEPMRKSIVNPKLKVGTNGRSLHPLQGSFADRKASAKDKYKFFELLRSKSVNGSSTAIESPSSLTDDQQNTSHDSPFKFIENGSSSCEEANSCEGSQRHLSDNEEIIPPSESHDVLDEGSLGIQVDDRDASSSPVLDDTEDIASKKLQQDNVDIVPIIPAYVNDGSVDNEASLPLANPAQVLQHIGAREENPCPAQEFESIGAGGEEELNLLRSMGWDENEDVQPLQQEEIADCLRQNARLQQKLQECRG; encoded by the exons ATGCAGAGGACTCGATTGTTTCTAG ATGATCACGGCAGGGGTGCTTCATCAAGAAACCGTTTGTCAGGGCGAGATCGTGATCGGAGCTCCCAACAGTCCTCGTCTCGGAGAGGTTCAAGCTCTAGTGGTTCAAGGCGGAATGATCGAGATGGTTCAGGGAAATCAAGAGGCTATGGTAATTTTGGAAAGCACAACAAGGAAAGGATACAAGAGAAGGACCTGGATTTTCGTGATCGGGAGAGTAGGTTGGTTCAACCTGATGATCCTTTACGTGATGGCTTTGAGTCCTTTAGCTCATGCAGATCTGAAAAGGACAGGCTTAACCGTACTCATTCAAAGGTGGCCATATCAAATCGGGCAGTAGGAGTAAGTTTAGACAATggtaatgtatctaaaaaagaCAATGGTGTCATCTCCTTTGAGCAAGAATTCCCACACCTTGGTTCTGAGGACAAAAATGGAAAGCAAGACATATGTCGAGTTCCGTCTCCTGGAATTAGCATCCCAATTCAGAACATACCATTGGTAGTATCTGATGGCTGGAATTCAGTGCTTGCAGAAGTACCTATGCTAGGGGATCCAAACATTAACTCTGTTTCCTCTTCCTCATCACCCGCTGGTTCTAGTAAACAGATTGAAGTGTCCAACTCTGGGAGTGCATTAAGCATGGCTGAAACAGTGATGCAGTCACCCTTAAAGATTTCTACCACCCCTCAG TTATCAATCGATGCTCAGAAGATTGAAGAAAGAACTATGAGGCAGTGCATTCTAAGACCTCTTACACCATCATCAAACAAAATATCT GCATCTAATTCTTTGGATAAGTTATTAAAATCCAAAGGCGCAAGAGCTGGAGAGTCTAATGGTCCTATCAAGGTTGCTCCACAACTGTCAATGCAACCATCTAGCAGCTCTGTTCGCACTCCGGCCAAAACTGAGCTCGTAAAGCAATCTCAATCAGGCAGCCTTCAAGTCCTTAGTCGTGAGCAGAATGGTACTGTAAATGCTGCTGCCAAAGACAGCACCAGCAATCCTGTGAGCCCTGTTCTAGGTCGATCTTCTTCAATGGAACCTATGAGAAAGTCTATTGTCAACCCAAAGCTTAAGGTTGGCACTAATGGCCGTTCTTTGCATCCACTGCAAGGTTCATTTGCTGACAGAAAAGCAAGTGCAAAAGACAAGTACAAATTTTTTGAGTTGTTGCGGAGCAAGTCTGTAAATGGTTCAAGCACTGCTATTGAGTCTCCATCTAGCCTGACTGATGATCAGCAGAACACTAGTCATGATTCGCCTTTCAAGTTTATTGAAAATGGGAGCAGTTCTTGTGAAGAAGCAAATTCTTGTGAGGGTTCTCAGCGACACTTGTCGGACAATGAGGAAATCATTCCACCTTCAGAATCTCATGATGTTTTAGATGAGGGATCTCTGGGGATTCAAGTTGACGACAGGGATGCCAGCTCTTCACCAGTACTTGATGACACTGAAGATATAGCTTCTAAGAAGCTCCAGCAAGACAATGTTGATATTGTGCCCATCATACCTGCTTATGTAAATGATGGTTCTGTTGACAATGAAGCAAGTTTGCCGCTGGCCAATCCTGCTCAAGTGTTacagcacattggagcaagggagGAGAATCCCTGTCCTGCTCAAGAGTTTGAGTCCATTGGGGCAGGTGGGGAGGAAGAGTTGAACCTCCTGAGATCTATGGGCTGGGATGAGAACGAAGATGTTCAGCCTCTTCAGCAGGAGGAGATTGCGGATTGT CTAAGGCAGAACGCGAGGCTGCAGCAGAAGCTTCAGGAATGCAGGGGCTGA
- the LOC136495369 gene encoding uncharacterized protein isoform X1 yields MERSEPSLKPEWLLRPTVPATAHKPAPSPRTDDHGRGASSRNRLSGRDRDRSSQQSSSRRGSSSSGSRRNDRDGSGKSRGYGNFGKHNKERIQEKDLDFRDRESRLVQPDDPLRDGFESFSSCRSEKDRLNRTHSKVAISNRAVGVSLDNGNVSKKDNGVISFEQEFPHLGSEDKNGKQDICRVPSPGISIPIQNIPLVVSDGWNSVLAEVPMLGDPNINSVSSSSSPAGSSKQIEVSNSGSALSMAETVMQSPLKISTTPQLSIDAQKIEERTMRQCILRPLTPSSNKISASNSLDKLLKSKGARAGESNGPIKVAPQLSMQPSSSSVRTPAKTELVKQSQSGSLQVLSREQNGTVNAAAKDSTSNPVSPVLGRSSSMEPMRKSIVNPKLKVGTNGRSLHPLQGSFADRKASAKDKYKFFELLRSKSVNGSSTAIESPSSLTDDQQNTSHDSPFKFIENGSSSCEEANSCEGSQRHLSDNEEIIPPSESHDVLDEGSLGIQVDDRDASSSPVLDDTEDIASKKLQQDNVDIVPIIPAYVNDGSVDNEASLPLANPAQVLQHIGAREENPCPAQEFESIGAGGEEELNLLRSMGWDENEDVQPLQQEEIADCLRQNARLQQKLQECRG; encoded by the exons ATGATCACGGCAGGGGTGCTTCATCAAGAAACCGTTTGTCAGGGCGAGATCGTGATCGGAGCTCCCAACAGTCCTCGTCTCGGAGAGGTTCAAGCTCTAGTGGTTCAAGGCGGAATGATCGAGATGGTTCAGGGAAATCAAGAGGCTATGGTAATTTTGGAAAGCACAACAAGGAAAGGATACAAGAGAAGGACCTGGATTTTCGTGATCGGGAGAGTAGGTTGGTTCAACCTGATGATCCTTTACGTGATGGCTTTGAGTCCTTTAGCTCATGCAGATCTGAAAAGGACAGGCTTAACCGTACTCATTCAAAGGTGGCCATATCAAATCGGGCAGTAGGAGTAAGTTTAGACAATggtaatgtatctaaaaaagaCAATGGTGTCATCTCCTTTGAGCAAGAATTCCCACACCTTGGTTCTGAGGACAAAAATGGAAAGCAAGACATATGTCGAGTTCCGTCTCCTGGAATTAGCATCCCAATTCAGAACATACCATTGGTAGTATCTGATGGCTGGAATTCAGTGCTTGCAGAAGTACCTATGCTAGGGGATCCAAACATTAACTCTGTTTCCTCTTCCTCATCACCCGCTGGTTCTAGTAAACAGATTGAAGTGTCCAACTCTGGGAGTGCATTAAGCATGGCTGAAACAGTGATGCAGTCACCCTTAAAGATTTCTACCACCCCTCAG TTATCAATCGATGCTCAGAAGATTGAAGAAAGAACTATGAGGCAGTGCATTCTAAGACCTCTTACACCATCATCAAACAAAATATCT GCATCTAATTCTTTGGATAAGTTATTAAAATCCAAAGGCGCAAGAGCTGGAGAGTCTAATGGTCCTATCAAGGTTGCTCCACAACTGTCAATGCAACCATCTAGCAGCTCTGTTCGCACTCCGGCCAAAACTGAGCTCGTAAAGCAATCTCAATCAGGCAGCCTTCAAGTCCTTAGTCGTGAGCAGAATGGTACTGTAAATGCTGCTGCCAAAGACAGCACCAGCAATCCTGTGAGCCCTGTTCTAGGTCGATCTTCTTCAATGGAACCTATGAGAAAGTCTATTGTCAACCCAAAGCTTAAGGTTGGCACTAATGGCCGTTCTTTGCATCCACTGCAAGGTTCATTTGCTGACAGAAAAGCAAGTGCAAAAGACAAGTACAAATTTTTTGAGTTGTTGCGGAGCAAGTCTGTAAATGGTTCAAGCACTGCTATTGAGTCTCCATCTAGCCTGACTGATGATCAGCAGAACACTAGTCATGATTCGCCTTTCAAGTTTATTGAAAATGGGAGCAGTTCTTGTGAAGAAGCAAATTCTTGTGAGGGTTCTCAGCGACACTTGTCGGACAATGAGGAAATCATTCCACCTTCAGAATCTCATGATGTTTTAGATGAGGGATCTCTGGGGATTCAAGTTGACGACAGGGATGCCAGCTCTTCACCAGTACTTGATGACACTGAAGATATAGCTTCTAAGAAGCTCCAGCAAGACAATGTTGATATTGTGCCCATCATACCTGCTTATGTAAATGATGGTTCTGTTGACAATGAAGCAAGTTTGCCGCTGGCCAATCCTGCTCAAGTGTTacagcacattggagcaagggagGAGAATCCCTGTCCTGCTCAAGAGTTTGAGTCCATTGGGGCAGGTGGGGAGGAAGAGTTGAACCTCCTGAGATCTATGGGCTGGGATGAGAACGAAGATGTTCAGCCTCTTCAGCAGGAGGAGATTGCGGATTGT CTAAGGCAGAACGCGAGGCTGCAGCAGAAGCTTCAGGAATGCAGGGGCTGA
- the LOC136495370 gene encoding aspartic proteinase nepenthesin-1-like — protein MESVARLLLLVAVVVAAASGAATGALAATPHLKLKGLRVRLTHVDAHGNYSRLQLLQRAARRSHHRMSRLVARATGVSKAAAGGGAGDLQVPVHAGNGEFLMDLAIGTPALSYAAIVDTGSDLVWTQCKPCVECFKQSTAVFDPSSSSTYATLPCSSSFCGDLPTSTCTSSNKCGYTYTYGDASSTQGVLASETFTLGKEKLPGVAFGCGDTNEGDGFTQGAGLVGLGRGPLSLVSQLGLDKFSYCLTSLDDGDGKSPLLLGGSAAAISESAATAPVQSTPLVKNPSQPSFYYVSLTGLTVGSTRITLPASAFAIQDDGTGGVIVDSGTSITYLEVQGYRALRKAFVAQMSLPTVDGSEIGLDLCFQGPAKGVDQVQVPKLVLHFDGGADLDLPAENYMVLDSASGALCLTVAPSRGLSIIGNFQQQNFQFVYDVAGDTLSFAPVQCNKL, from the coding sequence ATGGAGTCAGTAGCACGGTTGCTTCTGCTGGTGGCCGTGGTGGTGGCCGCGGCCAGTGGTGCCGCTACGGGCGCCCTGGCCGCGACGCCGCACCTCAAGCTCAAGGGCCTGCGCGTGCGCCTGACGCACGTCGACGCGCACGGCAACTACTCGAGGCTGCAGCTGCTGCAGCGGGCGGCGCGCCGGAGCCACCACCGCATGTCGCGGCTCGTCGCGCGTGCCACCGGCGTGAGCAAGGCCGCCGCCGGGGGAGGGGCGGGAGACCTTCAGGTGCCGGTCCACGCGGGCAACGGCGAGTTCCTGATGGACCTGGCGATCGGCACCCCGGCGCTGTCCTACGCGGCCATCGTGGACACCGGCAGCGACCTGGTGTGGACgcagtgcaagccgtgcgtggaGTGCTTCAAGCAGAGCACGGCGGTGTTCGACCCGTCGTCGTCCTCCACCTACGCGACCCTGCCGTGCTCCAGCTCCTTCTGCGGCGACCTGCCCACCTCCACCTGCACCTCCTCCAACAAGTGCGGCTACACCTACACCTACGGCGACGCGTCGTCGACGCAGGGCGTGCTGGCCAGCGAGACGTTCACGCTGGGCAAGGAGAAGCTGCCCGGCGTGGCGTTCGGATGCGGCGACACGAACGAGGGCGACGGGTTCACGCAGGGCGCCGGGCTCGTGGGGCTCGGCCGGGGGCCACTCTCGCTGGTCTCCCAGCTCGGCCTCGACAAGTTCTCCTACTGCCTCACCTcgctcgacgacggcgacggcaagAGCCCGCTCCTGCTGGGCGGCTCCGCCGCGGCCATCTCGGAGAGCGCGGCCACGGCGCCCGTGCAGAGCACCCCGCTGGTGAAGAACCCGAGCCAGCCGTCCTTCTACTACGTGTCTCTGACGGGGCTCACCGTGGGGTCTACACGCATCACCCTCCCAGCCTCGGCGTTCGCGATCCAGGACGACGGCACGGGCGGCGTCATCGTCGACTCCGGCACCTCCATCACGTACCTGGAGGTGCAGGGGTACCGCGCGCTGAGGAAGGCGTTCGTGGCGCAGATGTCGCTGCCCACGGTGGACGGCTCCGAGATCGGGCTGGACCTGTGCTTCCAGGGCCCCGCAAAGGGCGTGGACCAGGTGCAGGTGCCCAAGCTGGTGCTCCACTTCGACGGCGGCGCGGACCTCGACCTCCCCGCCGAGAACTACATGGTGCTCGACTCCGCCTCCGGCGCGCTCTGCCTCACGGTGGCGCCGTCGCGGGGACTCTCCATCATCGGCAACTTCCAGCAGCAGAACTTCCAGTTCGTGTACgacgtcgccggggacacgctcTCGTTCGCGCCCGTGCAGTGCAACAAGTTGTGA
- the LOC136497240 gene encoding LOW QUALITY PROTEIN: aspartyl protease 37-like (The sequence of the model RefSeq protein was modified relative to this genomic sequence to represent the inferred CDS: inserted 2 bases in 1 codon), translating to MELLVLLLFLALPVLPARCGSVPPLHLELARVDAAAAANLTDHELIRRAVQRSLDRPGIVARSGGGGGGGAAAAAGARKSVASEAPLVPGGGEYLVKLGIGTPQHFFSAAIDTAIDLVWLQCQPCVSCYRQVDPLFNPKLSSSYAVVPCSSDTCAQLDGHRYVXSTTHTAPHHQGDTTRKCMCRCDEDDDQACQYTYKYSGNAVTKGTLAIDKLAVGGDVFHAVVLGCSDSSVGGPPAQASGLVGLGRGPLSLVSQLSVRRFMYCLPPPMSRTPGKLVLGARADAVRNVSDRVTVTMSSSTRYPSYYYLNFDGLAVGDQTPGTIRRATSPPTGGGGGGGGGGNGSGGGGSANAYGMIVDVASTISFLEASLYDELADDLEEEIRLPRATPSLRLGLDLCFILPEGVGIDRVYVPTVSMSFDGRWLELDRDRLFVEDGRMMCLMIGRTSGVSILGNFQQQNMHVLYNLRRGKITFAKANCDSLP from the exons ATGGAGCTGCTAGTGCTCCTGCTCTTCCTCGCCCTCCCCGTCCTCCCGGCGCGCTGCGGCTCGGTGCCTCCGCTCCACCTCGAGCTGGCGCGCGTGGACGCCGCGGCGGCCGCCAACCTCACGGACCACGAGCTCATCCGGCGCGCCGTGCAGCGCAGCCTCGACCGACCAGGGATCGTGGCGCgctctggcggcggcggcggaggaggggcgGCAGCCGCGGCCGGGGCGCGCAAGTCCGTCGCGAGCGAGGCCCCGCTGGTGCCCGGCGGCGGCGAGTACCTGGTCAAGCTCGGGATCGGCACGCCGCAGCACTTCTTCTCGGCGGCCATCGACACGGCCATCGACCTCGTCTGGTTGCAGTGCCAGCCCTGCGTCAGCTGCTACCGCCAGGTTGACCCGCTGTTCAACCCCAAGCTCTCCTCCTCCTACGCCGTCGTGCCATGCAGCAGCGACACCTGCGCCCAGCTGGACGGCCACAGGTACGT CTCAACGACGCACACTGCACCACACCACCAAGGTGACACCACACGCAAATGCATGTGCAGatgcgacgaggacgacgaccaaGCGTGCCAGTACACCTACAAGTACAGCGGGAACGCGGTGACGAAGGGCACCCTGGCCATAGACAAGCTGGCCGTCGGCGGCGACGTGTTCCACGCCGTCGTCCTCGGCTGCAGCGACTCCAGCGTCGGGGGCCCTCCCGCGCAGGCCTCGGGGCTGGTCGGCCTCGGCCGCGGGCCGCTCTCGCTGGTGTCCCAGCTCTCGGTCCGTCGGTTCATGTACTGCCTGCCACCGCCCATGTCCAGGACCCCGGGAAAGCTCGTGCTCGGCGCGCGCGCGGACGCCGTCCGGAACGTGTCGGACCGGGTGACCGTCACCATGTCGTCCAGCACGCGGTACCCGTCCTACTACTACCTCAACTTCGACGGGCTGGCCGTGGGCGACCAGACCCCGGGCACGATCAGGAGGGCAACGTCGCCGCCcacgggtggtggtggtggaggaggcggtggcggcaacggcagcggcggcggcggcagcgcaaaCGCGTACGGGATGATCGTGGACGTCGCGTCGACGATCTCGTTCCTGGAGGCGTCGCTGTACGATGAGCTGGCGGACGACCTGGAGGAGGAGATAAGGCTGCCCCGCGCCACGCCGTCGCTCCGGCTGGGACTGGACCTCTGCTTCATCCTGCCGGAAGGCGTGGGGATAGACCGGGTGTACGTGCCGACGGTGTCGATGTCGTTCGACGGACGGTGGCTGGAGCTGGACAGGGACCGGCTGTTCGTGGAGGACGGCAGGATGATGTGCCTAATGATCGGCAGGACGAGCGGGGTGTCCATCCTTGGGAACTTCCAGCAGCAGAACATGCATGTCCTCTACAACCTGCGCCGGGGCAAGATCACCTTCGCCAAGGCCAACTGCGACTCCTTGCCATAG